From the genome of Methanoregula boonei 6A8:
CATCAACAACCGCCAACGCAACAGCACCGGTGTGGCATTATTTGTTATGTCCGGCTAAAAAGGGAAAAAAGATCTGGATCTGATATTCCCCACGTGCGTAGCGACAAATACTCCACAGATATCACTTACTTGTTTTTCCTCTTGGAAACTCCCACCCAGACAAGACTGATTATAGCGAGGATACCTGCAATACTGAAAAACAATACCGGTGTTCCGGAAGCACCAGTGGTGTTACTCCCGACGACTCTGAACTCGGCGGTCCCGGTACCCGTAATATTGGATTTCTGCCAGCCGACCGTTACAAAATAATCCCCGGTGGGAAACGTCCCGGGACTGACAGCAAAGGACCACGTGTTTGAGTCTGTCCCCGAATGGACTGCAGTGGTCGTGGAATATACCGGCTGCATGGTCTGGTTGGAGATGTTATGGAAAATCACCACGTTGAGAAGATTTTCGGTACCTACATTTGTCGTCCCGCTGAAGGTAATGGGGGTTCCGGAATCCCGGTTTTCAAGGACGGATGCATTTGCACCATCAAAATCAATTACGGGCTCTTCAACAATGAAGAAATACGGCGCAAAGGAATCGTCAACCCCGGAACGGTTTGAGGCTGATACAATGGAATCTACTTTG
Proteins encoded in this window:
- a CDS encoding LPXTG cell wall anchor domain-containing protein, with the translated sequence MNVRIGKASGVALIMIVIMIIPVAASVSFTSSRPLTLAKGDHFTINGTGADNGTVAIWIVGKNYFAVDTVNPSSDGTFSYTLDPAVTRNFSSGQYAFIVQDPGANRKFEIEPNVSGNGSITIMDQGKTCADIGPAGDFTTSVSSKVDSIVSASNRSGVDDSFAPYFFIVEEPVIDFDGANASVLENRDSGTPITFSGTTNVGTENLLNVVIFHNISNQTMQPVYSTTTAVHSGTDSNTWSFAVSPGTFPTGDYFVTVGWQKSNITGTGTAEFRVVGSNTTGASGTPVLFFSIAGILAIISLVWVGVSKRKNK